The following proteins are encoded in a genomic region of Streptomyces collinus Tu 365:
- the yajC gene encoding preprotein translocase subunit YajC has protein sequence MNAFTLLPFIVLIAAMFLMTRSAKKKQQQAASMRNELQPGSGVRTIGGMYATVKEVNEDTVLLDAGPGVELLFAKNAIGAVLTDDEYNRIVHGVEHDLKSDTDIVPDDASSLTGTDASEEPAAASDDKAVDLGKQDAAEDKADAAAAAEARTDAAAAAAEAKAEADEEPKKTDGDADAK, from the coding sequence GTGAATGCCTTTACCCTTCTCCCCTTCATCGTGCTCATCGCGGCCATGTTCCTGATGACGCGATCGGCCAAGAAGAAGCAGCAGCAGGCCGCCAGCATGCGCAACGAGTTGCAGCCCGGCTCGGGCGTCCGCACGATCGGGGGCATGTACGCGACGGTCAAGGAGGTCAACGAGGACACCGTCCTCCTCGACGCCGGACCGGGCGTCGAGCTCCTCTTCGCCAAGAACGCGATCGGCGCCGTCCTCACCGACGACGAGTACAACCGCATCGTCCACGGCGTCGAGCACGACCTGAAGTCCGACACGGACATCGTCCCGGACGACGCCTCCTCCCTGACCGGGACCGACGCCTCGGAGGAGCCCGCCGCCGCCTCCGACGACAAGGCCGTCGACCTGGGCAAGCAGGACGCCGCCGAGGACAAGGCCGACGCGGCCGCCGCCGCCGAGGCCAGGACGGACGCGGCCGCCGCCGCTGCCGAGGCCAAGGCCGAGGCCGACGAAGAGCCGAAGAAGACCGACGGCGACGCCGACGCGAAGTAG
- the secF gene encoding protein translocase subunit SecF → MSKLGNLGARLHRGEISYDFVGKRKIWYGVSILITITAILGLAVRGLNMGIEFQGGAVFTTPVKMSTSVAQAEVFAKDASGHEAIVQKLGNGSLRIQIAGIDTGKSDQIKTKLAQDLKLNPEKLAADLVGPSWGEQIANKAWEGLGIFMVLVVIYLAIAFEWRMAIAALVALIHDITITTGIYALVGFEVTPGTVIGLLTILGYSLYDTVVVFDSLKEQTKDITKQTRFTYSDIANQSINGTLVRSINTTVVALLPVAGLLFIGGGFLGAGTLNDISLSLFVGLAAGAYSSIFIATPLVADLKEREPAMKALRKRVLAKRAQAAVGEDLADARGTAGDESDDNAPAVVGPRNQPVSRNRGRGRTSGKRR, encoded by the coding sequence ATGTCGAAACTCGGCAACCTCGGTGCCCGACTGCACCGTGGCGAGATCAGCTACGACTTCGTCGGCAAGCGCAAGATCTGGTACGGCGTCTCCATCCTGATCACCATCACGGCCATCCTCGGCCTGGCGGTGCGCGGCCTGAACATGGGCATCGAGTTCCAGGGCGGCGCGGTCTTCACCACGCCGGTCAAGATGAGCACCTCGGTGGCGCAGGCGGAGGTGTTCGCGAAGGACGCCTCCGGCCACGAGGCGATCGTGCAGAAGCTCGGCAACGGCAGCCTGCGCATCCAGATCGCCGGCATCGACACCGGCAAGTCCGACCAGATCAAGACGAAGCTGGCCCAGGACCTGAAGCTCAACCCGGAGAAGCTGGCCGCCGACCTGGTCGGGCCCAGCTGGGGTGAGCAGATCGCCAACAAGGCCTGGGAGGGCCTCGGCATCTTCATGGTGCTCGTGGTGATCTACCTGGCGATCGCCTTCGAGTGGCGCATGGCCATCGCCGCCCTCGTCGCGCTCATCCACGACATCACCATCACGACCGGCATCTACGCCCTGGTCGGCTTCGAGGTCACGCCCGGCACGGTCATCGGTCTGCTGACCATCCTCGGTTACTCGCTCTACGACACGGTCGTCGTCTTCGACAGCCTCAAGGAGCAGACCAAGGACATCACCAAGCAGACCCGCTTCACCTACAGCGACATCGCCAACCAGTCGATCAACGGCACGCTGGTGCGTTCCATCAACACCACCGTGGTCGCCCTGCTGCCGGTGGCCGGCCTGCTGTTCATCGGCGGCGGCTTCCTCGGCGCCGGCACGCTGAACGACATCTCGCTGTCGCTGTTCGTCGGCCTCGCGGCCGGTGCCTACTCCTCGATCTTCATCGCCACCCCGCTCGTCGCCGACCTCAAGGAGCGCGAGCCGGCGATGAAGGCCCTGCGCAAGCGGGTGCTGGCCAAGCGCGCCCAGGCCGCGGTGGGGGAGGACCTCGCGGACGCCCGGGGCACCGCCGGTGACGAGTCCGACGACAACGCACCCGCCGTCGTCGGCCCGCGCAACCAGCCCGTCTCCCGCAACCGGGGCCGGGGCAGGACCTCCGGGAAGCGCCGATGA
- the ruvC gene encoding crossover junction endodeoxyribonuclease RuvC: protein MRVMGVDPGLTRCGVGVVEGVAGRPLTMLGVGVVRTPADADLSLRLLAVEQGLEQWLDEHRPEFVAVERVFSQHNVSTVMGTAQASAVAMLCAARRGIPVALHTPSEVKAAVTGTGRADKAQVGAMVTRLLRLSAPPKPADAADALALAICHIWRAPAQNRLQRAVALHTAHATKGRTA, encoded by the coding sequence GTGCGCGTGATGGGGGTGGACCCCGGACTGACGCGGTGCGGTGTGGGCGTCGTCGAGGGGGTCGCGGGCCGGCCGCTGACCATGCTCGGGGTGGGCGTCGTCCGCACGCCCGCCGACGCCGACCTCAGCCTCCGGCTGCTCGCCGTCGAACAGGGCCTGGAGCAGTGGCTCGACGAGCACCGGCCGGAGTTCGTCGCCGTCGAGCGCGTCTTCAGCCAGCACAACGTCAGCACCGTCATGGGCACCGCCCAGGCCAGCGCCGTCGCGATGCTCTGCGCCGCGCGGCGCGGCATCCCGGTCGCCCTGCACACCCCCAGCGAGGTCAAGGCCGCCGTCACCGGCACAGGCCGCGCCGACAAGGCCCAGGTCGGCGCCATGGTCACCCGGCTGCTGCGGCTCAGCGCCCCGCCGAAGCCCGCCGACGCCGCCGACGCCCTCGCCCTCGCCATCTGCCACATCTGGCGCGCCCCCGCCCAGAACCGGCTCCAGCGGGCGGTCGCCCTGCACACCGCCCACGCAACGAAAGGCCGTACGGCATGA
- a CDS encoding DUF349 domain-containing protein, producing the protein MSSDPWGRVDETGTVYVRTADGEQVVGSWAAGSPEEALAYFERKYEGLVVEIGLLEKRVKTTDLSAKDAQTAIDHLREQVDAHHAVGDLEALKTRLDKLVATVEARREERKAQRAKQSDEARRAKEDLVTEAEQLAQSDQWRAAGERLRALVDTWKGLPRLDRKSDDELWHRFSHARSAFSKRRKAHFAQLDAQREEARKTKERLVSEAEALSGSTDWGPTAARYRELMAEWKAAGRAQREHEDDLWNRFRGAQDVFFAARSGVFAERDAEQAENLKLKEELAEEAEKLLPISDLKGTRAAFRSINERWEAIGHVPRDARPKVEGRMHTVERAIQEAEEAEWRRTNPEARARAEGLTGQLQAAVDKLRGQIEQARAQGNASRADKLERELEGRQALLDQALKGLQEFGG; encoded by the coding sequence GTGAGCAGCGACCCGTGGGGCCGCGTCGACGAGACGGGGACCGTGTACGTGCGTACGGCCGACGGCGAGCAGGTCGTCGGTTCCTGGGCGGCCGGCTCCCCTGAGGAGGCGCTTGCCTACTTCGAGCGCAAGTACGAGGGCCTGGTTGTCGAGATCGGCCTCCTCGAGAAGCGAGTGAAGACCACCGACCTGTCGGCGAAGGACGCCCAGACCGCGATCGACCACCTGCGCGAGCAGGTGGACGCGCACCACGCGGTCGGCGACCTGGAGGCGCTGAAGACCCGGCTGGACAAGCTCGTGGCGACGGTCGAGGCGCGGCGCGAGGAGCGCAAGGCACAACGGGCCAAGCAGTCCGACGAGGCCCGCCGGGCCAAGGAGGACCTGGTCACCGAGGCCGAGCAGCTGGCGCAGTCCGACCAGTGGCGGGCCGCCGGTGAGCGGCTGCGGGCGCTGGTGGACACCTGGAAGGGTCTGCCGCGTCTGGACCGCAAGTCCGACGACGAGCTGTGGCACCGGTTCTCGCACGCCCGGTCGGCGTTCTCCAAGCGCCGCAAGGCGCACTTCGCGCAGCTGGACGCGCAGCGCGAGGAGGCGCGCAAGACCAAGGAGCGGCTGGTCTCGGAGGCCGAGGCGCTGTCCGGTTCGACGGACTGGGGTCCGACGGCGGCGCGCTACCGCGAGCTGATGGCGGAGTGGAAGGCCGCGGGCCGTGCCCAGCGCGAGCACGAGGACGACCTGTGGAACCGCTTCCGCGGCGCCCAGGACGTGTTCTTCGCCGCCCGCAGCGGGGTCTTCGCCGAGCGGGACGCCGAGCAGGCGGAGAACCTCAAGCTCAAGGAGGAGCTGGCCGAGGAGGCCGAGAAGCTCCTGCCGATCTCGGACCTGAAGGGCACCCGGGCCGCCTTCCGCTCGATCAACGAGCGCTGGGAGGCCATCGGCCACGTCCCGCGGGACGCGCGTCCGAAGGTCGAGGGCCGGATGCACACGGTCGAGCGGGCCATCCAGGAGGCCGAGGAGGCCGAGTGGCGCCGGACCAACCCGGAAGCGCGTGCGCGTGCCGAGGGCCTGACCGGACAGCTGCAGGCCGCGGTCGACAAGCTGCGCGGCCAGATCGAGCAGGCGCGCGCCCAGGGCAACGCGTCCCGGGCCGACAAGCTGGAGCGTGAGCTGGAGGGCCGCCAGGCGCTCCTGGACCAGGCTCTGAAGGGCCTGCAGGAGTTCGGCGGCTGA
- the ruvA gene encoding Holliday junction branch migration protein RuvA: MIAFVSGTVAALAPDAAVVEVGGVGMSVQCTPDTLSTLRVGRPAKLHTSLVVREDSLTLYGFADDDARQVFVLLQTASGVGPRLAQAMLAVHTPDALRRAVATGDEKALTAVPGIGKKGAQKLLLELKDRLGAPTGAPAVGAPVTQGWRDQLHAALIGLGYATREAEEAVAAVAPQAEAADGTPQVGQLLKAALQTLNRAR; the protein is encoded by the coding sequence ATGATCGCCTTCGTCAGCGGCACGGTCGCCGCGCTCGCCCCCGACGCGGCGGTCGTCGAGGTCGGCGGCGTCGGCATGTCCGTCCAGTGCACGCCCGACACGCTCTCCACGCTGCGCGTCGGCCGGCCCGCCAAGCTGCACACCTCCCTGGTCGTCCGCGAGGACTCCCTGACCCTCTACGGCTTCGCCGACGACGACGCGCGCCAGGTCTTCGTCCTGCTCCAGACCGCGAGCGGCGTCGGCCCCCGGCTCGCCCAGGCGATGCTCGCCGTGCACACCCCGGACGCGCTGCGCCGCGCCGTCGCCACCGGTGACGAGAAGGCCCTCACCGCCGTCCCCGGCATCGGCAAGAAGGGCGCGCAGAAGCTGCTGCTGGAGCTGAAGGACCGGCTCGGCGCGCCCACCGGCGCCCCCGCGGTCGGCGCCCCGGTCACCCAGGGCTGGCGCGACCAGCTGCACGCCGCCCTCATCGGCCTGGGCTACGCCACCCGCGAGGCCGAGGAGGCCGTGGCGGCCGTGGCCCCGCAGGCCGAGGCCGCCGACGGCACGCCCCAGGTGGGCCAGTTGCTGAAGGCCGCGCTGCAGACCCTGAACCGAGCCCGCTGA
- the ruvB gene encoding Holliday junction branch migration DNA helicase RuvB, which translates to MNWDDTSDTAEERLVGSVADREDQAVEAALRPKDLGEFIGQEKVREQLDLVLRAARARGATADHVLLSGAPGLGKTTLSMIIAAEMGAPIRITSGPAIQHAGDLAAILSSLQEGEVLFLDEIHRMSRPAEEMLYMAMEDFRVDVIVGKGPGATAIPLELPPFTLVGATTRAGLLPPPLRDRFGFTAHMEFYEPTELERVVHRSAHLLDVEIEPDGAAEIAGRSRGTPRIANRLLRRVRDYAQVKADGLITREIAAAALAVYEVDARGLDRLDRAVLEALLKLFGGGPVGLSTLAVAVGEERETVEEVAEPFLVREGLLARTPRGRVGTPAAWEHLGLTPPRSSAAGNGQGDLFGA; encoded by the coding sequence ATGAACTGGGACGACACGTCCGACACCGCCGAGGAGCGGCTGGTGGGCTCGGTCGCCGACCGGGAGGACCAGGCCGTCGAGGCCGCCCTGCGGCCCAAGGACCTCGGCGAGTTCATCGGGCAGGAGAAGGTCCGCGAACAGCTCGACCTCGTGCTGCGCGCCGCACGCGCGCGCGGCGCCACCGCCGACCACGTGCTCCTCTCCGGCGCGCCCGGCCTGGGCAAGACCACCCTGTCGATGATCATCGCGGCCGAGATGGGCGCCCCCATCCGCATCACCTCGGGCCCCGCCATCCAGCACGCGGGCGACCTGGCGGCGATCCTCTCCTCCCTCCAGGAGGGTGAGGTCCTCTTCCTGGACGAGATCCACCGCATGTCCCGGCCCGCCGAGGAGATGCTGTACATGGCCATGGAGGACTTCCGGGTCGACGTCATCGTCGGCAAGGGCCCGGGCGCCACCGCCATCCCGCTCGAACTGCCGCCCTTCACCCTGGTCGGGGCCACCACGCGCGCCGGCCTGCTGCCGCCCCCGCTGCGCGACCGCTTCGGCTTCACCGCGCACATGGAGTTCTACGAGCCCACCGAGCTGGAACGGGTCGTGCACCGCTCGGCGCACCTGCTGGACGTCGAGATCGAGCCGGACGGCGCCGCCGAGATCGCCGGCCGCTCCCGCGGCACGCCCCGCATCGCCAACCGTCTGCTGCGCCGGGTGCGCGACTACGCCCAGGTCAAGGCGGACGGCCTGATCACCCGAGAGATCGCCGCGGCCGCCCTCGCCGTGTACGAGGTCGACGCGCGCGGCCTCGACCGCCTCGACCGGGCCGTCCTGGAGGCGCTGCTGAAACTGTTCGGCGGCGGTCCGGTCGGTCTGTCGACGCTGGCGGTCGCGGTGGGGGAGGAGCGCGAGACGGTCGAGGAGGTCGCCGAGCCCTTCCTGGTCCGGGAGGGTCTGCTCGCCCGTACGCCACGGGGCCGGGTCGGCACCCCGGCGGCCTGGGAGCACCTCGGTCTGACCCCGCCCCGCTCGTCGGCCGCGGGAAACGGACAAGGGGACCTGTTCGGGGCGTGA
- a CDS encoding RelA/SpoT family protein, producing MPDEAQHLTAAKPESASAAAAKPAPNVSHAKNDTRGAVEHAQSAPVEKAAEVARPKPAPPVRPAAGQPARSGSSNRVRARLARLGVQRANPYNPVLEPLLRIVRSNDPKIENSTLRQIERAYQVAERWHRGQKRKSGDPYITHPLAVTTILAELGMDPATLMAGLLHDTVEDTEYGLDDLRRDFGDVVALLVDGVTKLDKVKFGEAAQAETVRKMVVAMAKDPRVLVIKLADRLHNMRTMRYLKREKQEKKARETLEIYAPLAHRLGMNTIKWELEDLAFAILYPKMYDEIVRLVAERAPKRDEYLAIVTDEVQADLRAARIKATVTGRPKHYYSVYQKMIVRGRDFAEIYDLVGIRVLVDTVRDCYAALGTVHARWNPVPGRFKDYIAMPKFNMYQSLHTTVIGPNGKPVELQIRTFDMHRRAEYGIAAHWKYKQEAVAGASKVRTDVPKASGKDKDAINDMAWLRQLLDWQKETEDPGEFLESLRFDLSRNEVFVFTPKGDVIALPAGATPVDFAYAVHTEVGHRTIGARVNGRLVPLESTLDNGDLVEVFTSKAAGAGPSRDWLGFVKSPRARNKIRAWFSKERRDEAIEQGKDAIVRAMRKQNLPIQRILTGDSLVTLAHEMRYSDISALYAAIGEGHVSAQNIVQKLVQALGGEEAATEEIDETVPPARGRGRKRRSSADPGVVVKGVDDVWVKLARCCTPVPGDPIIGFVTRGSGVSVHRSDCVNVESLSREPERILDVEWAPTQSSVFLVAIQVEALDRSRLLSDVTRVLSDQHVNILSAAVQTSRDRVATSRFTFEMGDPKHLGHVLKAVRGVEGVYDVYRVTSARTRS from the coding sequence TTGCCAGACGAGGCCCAGCACCTGACCGCCGCCAAGCCCGAGTCCGCCTCGGCGGCCGCGGCCAAACCCGCGCCGAACGTGTCGCACGCGAAGAACGACACGCGTGGGGCGGTGGAGCACGCCCAGTCCGCGCCGGTGGAGAAGGCTGCCGAAGTCGCCCGTCCCAAACCGGCCCCGCCGGTGCGCCCCGCCGCGGGACAGCCCGCCCGCTCCGGCTCCTCCAACCGCGTCCGCGCCCGCCTGGCCCGCCTCGGCGTCCAGCGCGCGAACCCGTACAACCCGGTGCTGGAGCCGTTGCTGCGGATAGTGCGCAGCAACGACCCGAAGATCGAGAACTCGACGCTCCGGCAGATCGAGCGCGCCTACCAGGTCGCCGAGCGCTGGCACCGCGGCCAGAAGCGCAAGAGCGGCGACCCGTACATCACGCACCCGCTCGCCGTCACCACCATCCTCGCCGAGCTGGGCATGGACCCGGCGACCCTGATGGCCGGGCTGCTGCACGACACCGTCGAGGACACCGAGTACGGCCTGGACGACCTGCGCCGCGACTTCGGCGACGTCGTCGCGCTGCTCGTCGACGGCGTCACGAAGCTGGACAAGGTCAAGTTCGGCGAGGCCGCGCAGGCCGAGACCGTGCGCAAGATGGTCGTGGCCATGGCCAAGGACCCGCGCGTCCTGGTCATCAAACTCGCCGACCGCCTGCACAACATGCGCACCATGCGCTACCTCAAGCGCGAGAAGCAGGAGAAGAAGGCGCGCGAGACGCTGGAGATCTACGCGCCGCTGGCCCACCGGCTGGGCATGAACACCATCAAGTGGGAGCTGGAGGACCTCGCGTTCGCGATCCTCTACCCCAAGATGTACGACGAGATCGTCCGGCTGGTCGCCGAACGGGCGCCCAAGCGTGACGAGTACCTCGCCATAGTCACCGACGAGGTCCAGGCCGACCTGCGGGCCGCCCGGATCAAGGCGACCGTCACCGGACGCCCGAAGCACTACTACAGCGTCTACCAGAAGATGATCGTCCGCGGCCGTGACTTCGCGGAGATCTACGACCTGGTGGGCATCCGTGTCCTCGTCGACACGGTCCGCGACTGCTACGCGGCCCTCGGCACGGTGCACGCGCGATGGAACCCGGTTCCCGGCCGGTTCAAGGACTACATCGCCATGCCGAAGTTCAACATGTACCAGTCGCTCCACACGACGGTCATCGGCCCGAACGGCAAGCCCGTCGAACTGCAGATCCGCACGTTCGACATGCACCGGCGCGCGGAGTACGGCATCGCCGCGCACTGGAAGTACAAGCAGGAGGCCGTGGCCGGCGCCTCCAAGGTCCGCACCGACGTGCCCAAGGCGTCCGGCAAGGACAAGGACGCCATCAACGACATGGCGTGGCTGCGGCAGTTGCTCGACTGGCAGAAGGAGACCGAGGACCCCGGCGAGTTCCTGGAGTCCCTGCGCTTCGACCTGTCCCGCAACGAGGTCTTCGTCTTCACGCCCAAGGGCGACGTCATCGCGCTCCCGGCCGGTGCCACCCCGGTCGACTTCGCGTACGCCGTCCACACCGAGGTCGGCCACCGCACGATAGGAGCGCGGGTCAACGGCCGGCTCGTACCGCTCGAGTCCACCCTGGACAACGGCGACCTGGTCGAGGTCTTCACCTCCAAGGCGGCCGGCGCCGGGCCGTCCCGGGACTGGCTCGGGTTCGTCAAGTCCCCCCGGGCGCGCAACAAGATCCGGGCCTGGTTCTCCAAGGAGCGCCGCGACGAGGCGATCGAGCAGGGCAAGGACGCCATCGTGCGCGCCATGCGCAAGCAGAACCTGCCGATCCAGCGCATCCTCACCGGCGACTCCCTGGTCACCCTCGCCCACGAGATGCGCTACTCGGACATCTCCGCGCTGTACGCGGCGATCGGCGAGGGCCATGTCTCCGCGCAGAACATCGTGCAGAAGCTCGTCCAGGCCCTCGGCGGCGAGGAGGCCGCCACCGAGGAGATCGACGAGACGGTCCCGCCGGCCCGCGGCCGCGGCCGCAAGCGCCGCTCCAGCGCCGACCCCGGCGTCGTCGTCAAGGGCGTCGACGACGTGTGGGTGAAGCTGGCCCGCTGCTGCACCCCGGTCCCGGGCGACCCGATCATCGGCTTCGTCACGCGCGGTAGCGGTGTATCGGTTCACCGCAGCGACTGCGTCAACGTGGAGTCACTGTCCCGGGAGCCGGAGCGCATCCTCGACGTCGAGTGGGCGCCCACCCAGTCCTCGGTCTTCCTGGTCGCCATCCAGGTCGAGGCCCTGGACCGCTCCCGTCTGCTGTCGGACGTCACCCGGGTCCTGTCCGACCAGCACGTCAACATCCTCTCGGCGGCCGTCCAGACCTCCCGCGACCGGGTGGCCACCTCCCGGTTCACCTTCGAGATGGGCGACCCGAAGCACCTCGGCCACGTCCTGAAGGCGGTACGGGGCGTGGAGGGCGTGTACGACGTCTACCGCGTGACCTCGGCGCGCACCCGCTCGTAG
- the secD gene encoding protein translocase subunit SecD codes for MAAPKKGRSASAQSKPGRSLALILIAIVALTAGMFASGHRTPRLGIDLAGGTSITLEAVNEPGQPNAINKTNMDTAVDIMNRRVNGLGVSEAEVQTQGDRNIIVNIPKGTNSEEARQQVGTTAKLYFRPVIQREATTGAATPTPSASPSGSASPGAGSASPSASGSAKAQDKVSGSSASPSAGATSQGRAVTDALKADASPSVSSSPKAAGSPSPAASGSADPSAAAAAKQYATLDCNDPKQRAVAGRNVKTGETTVACGKDGKVWSKFLLGPVDVSGTEIKKAQATLNTQGAGGWQVDMTFDSSGAKKFADVTAKLAQRTTPQNEFAIVLDDEVVSHPYVQTAITGGNAYISGSFTQKEAQSLANMLSYGALPLTFKEQSVTTVTAALGGEQLRAGLLAGAIGLALVVLYLVIYYRGLSLVAMASLLVSAILTYVIMSLLGPAIGFALNLPAVCGAIVAIGITADSFIVYFERIRDEIREGRTLRPAVERAWPRARRTILVSDFVSFLAAAVLFIVTVGKVQGFAFTLGLTTVLDVVVVFLFTKPLMTLLARRKFFADGHKWSGLDPKSLGAQPPLRRTRRPAGPAAGPADPKEA; via the coding sequence GTGGCAGCACCTAAGAAGGGCCGGAGCGCGAGCGCCCAGAGCAAGCCAGGGCGCTCGCTGGCCCTCATTCTGATCGCCATCGTGGCGCTCACCGCCGGGATGTTCGCCTCCGGGCACCGCACCCCGCGTCTCGGCATCGACCTCGCCGGCGGCACGAGCATCACCCTCGAAGCCGTCAACGAGCCGGGGCAGCCCAACGCGATCAACAAGACGAACATGGACACCGCGGTCGACATCATGAACCGCCGTGTCAATGGGCTCGGTGTCTCGGAAGCGGAGGTGCAGACCCAGGGCGACCGGAACATCATCGTCAACATCCCCAAGGGGACGAACTCCGAGGAAGCACGCCAGCAGGTCGGCACCACGGCCAAGCTCTACTTCCGGCCGGTGATCCAGCGCGAGGCGACGACCGGCGCGGCGACACCCACCCCGAGCGCCAGCCCGAGCGGCTCCGCCTCCCCGGGCGCCGGCTCCGCCTCTCCGAGCGCGTCGGGCTCGGCCAAGGCCCAGGACAAGGTCTCCGGGAGCTCCGCCAGCCCTTCGGCCGGCGCCACCTCACAGGGCCGCGCCGTCACCGACGCCTTGAAGGCCGACGCCTCGCCGTCCGTGAGCAGCAGCCCGAAGGCAGCCGGCAGCCCCTCTCCTGCCGCGTCCGGCAGCGCCGACCCCTCGGCCGCCGCGGCGGCCAAGCAGTACGCCACGCTCGACTGCAACGACCCCAAGCAGCGCGCCGTCGCCGGCCGGAACGTCAAGACGGGGGAGACCACCGTCGCCTGCGGCAAGGACGGCAAGGTCTGGAGCAAGTTCCTGCTCGGCCCCGTCGACGTCTCCGGCACGGAGATCAAGAAGGCCCAGGCCACCTTGAACACCCAGGGTGCCGGGGGCTGGCAGGTGGACATGACGTTCGACTCCAGCGGGGCGAAGAAGTTCGCCGACGTCACCGCCAAGCTGGCGCAGCGGACCACCCCGCAGAACGAGTTCGCGATCGTTCTGGACGACGAGGTCGTCTCCCACCCGTACGTGCAGACCGCCATCACCGGCGGCAACGCGTACATCTCCGGCAGCTTCACCCAGAAGGAGGCGCAGAGCCTCGCGAACATGCTGTCGTACGGCGCCCTGCCGCTGACCTTCAAGGAGCAGTCCGTCACCACGGTGACCGCCGCGCTCGGTGGTGAGCAGCTGCGCGCCGGTCTGCTCGCCGGCGCGATCGGCCTCGCGCTGGTCGTGCTGTACCTGGTGATCTACTACCGCGGTCTGTCACTCGTCGCGATGGCGTCCCTGCTGGTCTCCGCGATCCTCACCTACGTGATCATGTCGCTGCTCGGCCCGGCCATCGGCTTCGCGCTGAACCTCCCGGCCGTCTGCGGTGCCATCGTGGCCATCGGTATCACCGCGGACTCGTTCATCGTGTACTTCGAACGCATCCGGGACGAGATCCGCGAGGGCCGCACGCTGCGCCCCGCCGTCGAGCGTGCCTGGCCGCGCGCCCGGCGCACCATCCTGGTCTCCGACTTCGTGTCGTTCCTCGCCGCCGCCGTGCTGTTCATCGTCACCGTCGGCAAGGTCCAGGGCTTCGCGTTCACCCTGGGTCTGACCACCGTGCTCGACGTGGTCGTCGTCTTCCTGTTCACCAAGCCGCTGATGACGCTGCTGGCCCGCCGGAAGTTCTTCGCCGACGGCCACAAGTGGTCCGGCCTCGACCCGAAGAGCCTGGGTGCCCAGCCGCCGCTGCGCCGAACCCGCCGTCCCGCCGGTCCCGCCGCCGGCCCTGCCGACCCGAAGGAGGCGTGA
- a CDS encoding YebC/PmpR family DNA-binding transcriptional regulator gives MSGHSKWATTKHKKAVIDAKRGKLFAKLIKNIEVAARMGGVDLEGNPTLYDAVQKAKKQSVPNKNIDSAIKRGGGLEAGGADYETIMYEGYGPNGVAVLIECLTDNRNRAASDVRVAMTRNGGNMADPGSVSYMFSRKGVVIVPKGELSEDDVLGAVLDAGAEEVNDLGETFEVISEATDLVAVRTALQEAGIDYDSADSSFVPSVQVELDEEGAKKIFKLIDALEDSDDVQNVFANFDVSDEIMEKVDA, from the coding sequence ATGTCCGGCCACTCTAAATGGGCCACGACGAAGCACAAGAAGGCCGTGATCGACGCCAAGCGCGGCAAGCTCTTCGCGAAGCTGATCAAGAACATCGAGGTCGCGGCGCGCATGGGCGGCGTGGACCTCGAAGGCAACCCGACGCTCTACGACGCCGTCCAGAAGGCCAAGAAGCAGTCGGTCCCGAACAAGAACATCGACTCCGCCATCAAGCGCGGCGGCGGTCTCGAGGCCGGTGGCGCGGACTACGAGACGATCATGTACGAGGGCTACGGCCCCAACGGTGTCGCGGTGCTCATCGAGTGCCTCACCGACAACCGCAACCGCGCCGCCTCCGACGTCCGGGTCGCCATGACCCGCAACGGCGGCAACATGGCGGACCCGGGCTCCGTGTCGTACATGTTCAGCCGCAAGGGCGTCGTCATCGTCCCCAAGGGCGAGCTGAGCGAGGACGACGTCCTCGGCGCCGTCCTGGACGCGGGCGCCGAGGAGGTCAACGACCTCGGTGAGACCTTCGAGGTCATCAGCGAGGCCACCGACCTGGTCGCGGTCCGCACCGCCCTCCAGGAGGCCGGCATCGACTACGACTCCGCCGACTCCAGCTTCGTGCCGTCCGTCCAGGTCGAACTGGACGAGGAGGGCGCCAAGAAGATCTTCAAGCTGATCGACGCGCTCGAGGACAGCGACGACGTGCAGAACGTCTTCGCCAACTTCGACGTCAGCGACGAGATCATGGAGAAGGTCGACGCGTAG
- a CDS encoding adenine phosphoribosyltransferase yields MTDIQELLLSRIRDVADYPEPGVMFKDITPLLADPDAFTSLTGALAGIAADTGATKIVGLEARGFILGAPVAVHAGLGFIPVRKAGKLPGATLRQAYDLEYGSAEIEVHAEDLTSGDRILVVDDVLATGGTAEAAIRLIHRAGAEVAGVAVLMELAFLGGRGRLEPALAGAPLEALLTI; encoded by the coding sequence ATGACGGACATCCAGGAGCTGCTCCTCAGCCGCATCCGGGACGTGGCGGACTACCCGGAGCCGGGCGTGATGTTCAAGGACATCACCCCGCTGCTCGCGGACCCGGACGCGTTCACGAGCCTGACCGGCGCGCTCGCCGGGATCGCCGCGGACACCGGCGCGACCAAGATCGTCGGCCTGGAGGCCCGGGGCTTCATCCTGGGCGCCCCGGTCGCCGTCCACGCCGGCCTCGGCTTCATCCCGGTCCGCAAGGCGGGCAAGCTGCCCGGGGCGACCCTGCGTCAGGCCTACGACCTGGAGTACGGCTCGGCGGAGATCGAGGTGCACGCGGAGGACCTCACCTCGGGCGACCGCATCCTGGTCGTCGACGACGTCCTCGCCACCGGAGGCACCGCCGAGGCGGCGATCCGGCTCATACACCGGGCCGGTGCCGAGGTGGCGGGCGTCGCGGTGCTGATGGAACTCGCCTTCCTCGGCGGTCGCGGCCGGCTGGAGCCGGCTCTGGCGGGGGCGCCGCTGGAGGCACTCCTCACCATCTGA